From Thalassovita sp.:
CCAGCAGGCCAGAGCCATAGACCAAAGCCAAGGTCACGGCGCAGCCGATCAGATTGCCGATGAACACGATGATCCAGTTGCGGATCAACGCCGCCCGGCTGATTTTGCGATCCACATAGGCCATGACAATCATGGTGTTGCCGGTGAACAGCTCCGCGCCGCCCACCACCACCAGGATGAGGCCAAGGGAAAAGGATATGCCACCGATCAGTTTCAGCGCGCCGTTCAACTCGCCAAAACCTGCGGTGGTCTGGGTGTAAAACAGCGCGCCAAATGAAATAAACGCGCCGCCTAACATAGACAGGGTGATCAGCTGAAGCAGCGGCATATTGGCTTTGGCGATTCCCGCCTGGCGGATTAGTCGTGCAATTTCAGCGGGTTTGTGGGCATCCAGCCCGGTTGGGGTGACATCCGTCATCGCTGCATCTCCAGAAACGGGTCTTTATGCGCAAAGACCTACTAAAATACTTAGGTACTTGCGACCCCCATAAGCGACCCGTTGTGCAGGGGAAAACGACATACGGACCAATGCGAAGCGATTTACTGCGATCCGGCGATTGCGGCATTCCAGCAAGCATGCGCCGGATAACACCTCTATCTGAGGTTCACCCTTCACCCCAATGGCGTGGTGCTATACAACTGCCTACCAATAGCCTATGAGCTTAGAACTGACGCAGACAACTGACGGAACCCGTAGAAATGTCCGATGATTTCATGATCGATACCGACGATCTTGAGCGCCGCATGGAAGGCGCGATGTCCAACCTCAAGACCGAATTCGCCTCGCTGCGCACCGGACGTGCCTCGGCCTCGATGCTGGAGCCGGTGATGGTCGAAGCTTACGGTCAGAAAACCCCGATCAACCAGGTGGGCACCGTAAACGTTCCTGAGCCGCGCATGGTCACCGTGAACGTCTGGGATAAATCCATGGTGGGCGCTGTTGAAAAGGCGATCCGTAACTCGGGTCTGGGCATCAACCCCCAGCTGAATGGCACCATCATCATGCTGCCGATCCCTGAGCTGAACGAAGAACGCCGCCGCGAGCTGGGCCGGGTGGCCGCGCAATACGCTGAAAGTGCCCGTGTCTCGGTGCGCAACGTGCGTCGCGACGGTATGGACCAGATCAAAAAAGCCAAGAACGATGGCATGTCCGAGGACGACCAGAAACTCTGGGAGACCGAAGTGCAGGACCTAACCAACAAGTTTATCGCCAACGTCGATAAGGCGCTTGAGACCAAGCAAGCCGAAATCATGCAGGTCTGAGCGGACCAGTACGGATGCCAAAGGATCCAGACACTCCGACCGGTCCACGTCATGTTGCCATCATTATGGATGGCAACGGACGCTGGGCGCAGGCACGGGGACGGCCGCGGCTGTTCGGGCATCACGCCGGTGCCCGCCGCGTGCGCGAAATTGTTGAGGCCTGTCCGGACCTTGGCGTGAAATATGTAACGATCTTTGCTTTTTCTACCGAAAACTGGAAACGCACACAGGTCGAAGTGGCGGGGCTGATGAGCCTGTTCCGCCGCTACATCAAGAAAGAAGCCAAAGCGCTGCACGACGAAGGTGTGCGGGTGCGTTTCATTGGCGATCGGCTGCGGCTGGACGGCAAGCTGGTGGCCCTGATGGATGAGCTGGAAGAGTACACCGCCGGCAATGACCGGGTGCATCTGACCATCGCGCTGAACTACGGCGGCCGGGATGAAGTGGCGCGCGCCACCAAACGTCTGGCACAGGATGTCGCCTCGGGCCGTCTGGATCCCGAAAGCGTGGATGAAGAAACCCTGCCGAAATACCTTGACACCTGTGTGTTGCCTGATCCCGATCTGGTGATCCGCACCAGCGGTGAGGCGCGGATTTCAAACTTCCTTCTGTGGCAGTCCGCCTATGCCGAATATGAGTTCATCGATACGCTCTGGCCGGATTTCACCGATGAGATTTTTGCAGGTCTGGTGCGCAACTACGGCAGCCGGGAACGGCGTTTTGGTGCTGTGAAAACATGAGCGTGAAATCAAACTGGAATGATCTGGGGCCGCGCGTGATGTCGGCGGTGGTGATGCTTTTGGTGGGGGGCACAGCGATCTGGCTGGGCGGCCTGCCGTTTCACCTGCTGGTGTCGGTTGTGACGGGCCTGATGGTCTGGGAACTGGTGCGCATCCTTGGCCCGAAAGAGCAGGGGGCACCGATGTGGCTGGGCCTGCTGGCAGCGGTCGTGATGTTTGCAACCGTCTTCTTGCCGCCCTTTGCGCGTTTGCCGGTGCTGCTGGCGCCTGTTCTGGCAGGGATGTCTTCGATCTCAACCGGGACGAAAGGCAGCCGCGCGATCTGGTGCGCCTATGCGGCGGTGATTGTCCTGGCCTGCTACAGCGCGCTGTCGCTGCGCGGGGGGCACGGGCTGTTCTGGCTGGCCTGGCTGGCCGCCGTGGTGATCATGAGCGATGTGGCTGGCTATTTTGCCGGTCGGTCGCTGGGCGGTCCCAAGTTTTGGCCCAAGGTCAGCCCCAAGAAAACCTGGTCAGGCACCATTGCCGGCTGGATTGGTGCCGCATTGGTTGGGGTTTGGTTCATGCTGAACAGCCCTGCCGGGCCCAGCCTGATTGCCCTGTCTGTTCTGACTGCCTTTGCCGCGCAGATGGGCGATATTGCCGAAAGCGCGATCAAACGTAGATATGGCATCAAGGACAGTTCGAACCTGATCCCCGGCCATGGTGGGTTCCTTGACCGGTTTGACGGGTTTCTCGGCGCGCTCCTGCTGGTGCTGATCGCAGGCCAGGTGCTGGGTTTCTTGCCGGAGGTGAGATGAGACGGGTTTCCATTTTCGGGGCCACTGGATCGATTGGGCAGAACAC
This genomic window contains:
- a CDS encoding formate/nitrite transporter family protein; this translates as MTDVTPTGLDAHKPAEIARLIRQAGIAKANMPLLQLITLSMLGGAFISFGALFYTQTTAGFGELNGALKLIGGISFSLGLILVVVGGAELFTGNTMIVMAYVDRKISRAALIRNWIIVFIGNLIGCAVTLALVYGSGLLESSMASRAVAIAEAKSTLGFAEAFCRGVLCNALVCLAVWLAVSARTAIGMILSIVWPVSAFVAIGLEHSIANLYLIPAGMAAGADVTTGALIGNLVPVVLGNVVGGAGGVALAYRMAYGPVLVE
- the frr gene encoding ribosome recycling factor; amino-acid sequence: MSDDFMIDTDDLERRMEGAMSNLKTEFASLRTGRASASMLEPVMVEAYGQKTPINQVGTVNVPEPRMVTVNVWDKSMVGAVEKAIRNSGLGINPQLNGTIIMLPIPELNEERRRELGRVAAQYAESARVSVRNVRRDGMDQIKKAKNDGMSEDDQKLWETEVQDLTNKFIANVDKALETKQAEIMQV
- the uppS gene encoding polyprenyl diphosphate synthase; the encoded protein is MPKDPDTPTGPRHVAIIMDGNGRWAQARGRPRLFGHHAGARRVREIVEACPDLGVKYVTIFAFSTENWKRTQVEVAGLMSLFRRYIKKEAKALHDEGVRVRFIGDRLRLDGKLVALMDELEEYTAGNDRVHLTIALNYGGRDEVARATKRLAQDVASGRLDPESVDEETLPKYLDTCVLPDPDLVIRTSGEARISNFLLWQSAYAEYEFIDTLWPDFTDEIFAGLVRNYGSRERRFGAVKT
- a CDS encoding phosphatidate cytidylyltransferase, whose product is MSVKSNWNDLGPRVMSAVVMLLVGGTAIWLGGLPFHLLVSVVTGLMVWELVRILGPKEQGAPMWLGLLAAVVMFATVFLPPFARLPVLLAPVLAGMSSISTGTKGSRAIWCAYAAVIVLACYSALSLRGGHGLFWLAWLAAVVIMSDVAGYFAGRSLGGPKFWPKVSPKKTWSGTIAGWIGAALVGVWFMLNSPAGPSLIALSVLTAFAAQMGDIAESAIKRRYGIKDSSNLIPGHGGFLDRFDGFLGALLLVLIAGQVLGFLPEVR